The following are from one region of the Stanieria sp. NIES-3757 genome:
- the sodC gene encoding putative superoxide dismutase: MFKFLIRVKKLLKYASLSAATTATILTFTLVNYSSQSLLAQTSAIQTIISGTSQSPSTTGTVVLTETAEGLRITGTIANLTPGEHGFHVHEYGSCGNDADDAGGHFNPAGVPHGHLLSSGFENAHGGDLGNIYAAEDGIAKFDQVYPGLTLADSSYSVMGRSLVVHANPDDFATQPTGNSGARIGCGVIGGG, translated from the coding sequence ATGTTCAAATTTTTAATTAGAGTCAAAAAATTGCTTAAATATGCGTCTCTTAGTGCTGCTACTACAGCGACGATACTCACATTTACCCTAGTTAATTATTCTAGTCAATCACTATTAGCGCAAACTTCCGCTATACAAACAATCATTAGCGGTACATCCCAATCTCCCAGCACGACAGGAACAGTAGTATTAACCGAAACAGCAGAGGGATTAAGAATTACTGGAACGATTGCTAATCTTACTCCTGGCGAACATGGATTTCATGTTCATGAATATGGAAGTTGTGGCAATGATGCAGATGATGCTGGTGGTCATTTTAATCCTGCTGGAGTACCACACGGACATTTACTCTCTAGCGGTTTTGAAAACGCTCATGGGGGGGATTTGGGGAATATTTATGCTGCTGAAGATGGGATAGCCAAGTTCGATCAAGTTTATCCTGGGTTAACTTTGGCTGATAGTTCCTATTCTGTCATGGGGCGTTCTTTGGTTGTTCATGCCAATCCTGATGATTTTGCTACTCAACCGACAGGTAATTCTGGTGCCAGAATTGGTTGTGGTGTAATTGGAGGTGGTTAA
- a CDS encoding UDP-N-acetylenolpyruvoylglucosamine reductase gives MSSIITDLIKPEVPLANQTSYRVGGNAQWYTAPRNWSELEASFEWYQAQDVPLTLLGAGSNLLISDRGIEGLVISTRYFRSYNFDTETGQLTADAGEPIANLAWKAAKRGLKGLEWAVGIPGTVGGAVVMNAGAHNQCLADLLVKTTVLAPDGTIQELTVEDLDYAYRTSNLQGDRRMVLRATLQLQPGFTKAEIMDLSNRNWTQRKTTQPYHLPSCGSVFRNPQPHAAGWLIEQLGLKGYKIGDAQIAHRHANFILNCGQATASDIFQLIRYIQEQVEYHWSVSLKPEVKLIGEF, from the coding sequence ATGAGTTCAATTATCACTGATTTAATCAAACCTGAAGTTCCTCTAGCTAATCAAACTTCCTATCGAGTAGGAGGTAATGCTCAGTGGTATACTGCACCAAGAAATTGGTCAGAACTAGAAGCTAGTTTTGAATGGTATCAGGCTCAAGATGTACCCTTGACTCTTTTAGGTGCAGGTTCAAATTTACTAATAAGCGATCGCGGAATCGAAGGTTTAGTGATTTCAACTCGGTACTTCCGTAGTTACAACTTTGATACAGAAACAGGACAACTAACAGCAGATGCAGGAGAACCTATTGCTAATTTAGCTTGGAAAGCAGCCAAACGAGGCTTAAAAGGATTGGAATGGGCAGTAGGTATTCCTGGCACAGTCGGCGGTGCTGTAGTGATGAATGCAGGGGCGCACAATCAATGTTTAGCCGATCTTTTAGTCAAAACAACCGTTCTTGCTCCTGATGGTACGATCCAAGAATTGACCGTAGAAGATTTAGATTACGCTTACCGTACCTCCAACTTACAAGGGGATCGGCGGATGGTGTTGCGAGCGACATTGCAACTGCAACCAGGTTTTACTAAAGCCGAAATCATGGACTTGTCTAACCGTAATTGGACACAACGTAAGACAACTCAACCCTATCATTTACCTAGCTGTGGTAGCGTATTTCGTAATCCTCAACCCCATGCAGCAGGTTGGCTGATCGAACAACTAGGCTTAAAGGGATATAAGATCGGAGATGCTCAGATAGCCCATCGTCATGCTAATTTTATTCTTAATTGCGGTCAGGCAACCGCCAGTGATATCTTTCAGTTAATTCGTTACATTCAAGAACAAGTAGAATATCATTGGTCAGTGTCTTTAAAACCAGAAGTTAAATTAATAGGAGAATTTTAA
- a CDS encoding UDP-N-acetylmuramate--alanine ligase has translation MTNCLYLDQKNLVIIARNYLEQRANHRLSGVEGDLRVNKVDLSGKPFHFIGVGGIGMSALAYIVAKRQLPVSGSDLKTSHITERLQSLGVHVFTSQAAANLNFFNYQPEVICQTSSVLLAGNITETNSNHAAISARYSHQNGIANYLPQIVCSTAINPNNPEYQAALELGCPIFHRSDLLAALIADSYSIAVSGTHGKTTTSSMISYMLLRAGLDPTIIVGGEVDAWEGNARIGESEFLVAEADESDGSLVKHSPTIGIITNIELDHPDHYKSLEEVVQIFQTFARQCGTLIGCFDDEVVRQNLPVDISYSLNPKTDADYLIKDISYYYQGCQAQVWERGKYLGDLQLQLLGKHNLSNALAAVAVGRKLGLEFPVIAKALASFSGTKRRFEHRGEANNITFIDDYAHHPSEIKATLAAARLKIQEDADKHRVIAVFQPHRYSRTHTFLQEFATSFSDADLVVATDIYSAGENNQSGIEGEQVAEAIAQHHSQVYYHSCLTSLGDFLHRQILQPGDLVVFLGAGNLNQIIPQTLMLYTQTENTTQK, from the coding sequence GTGACTAATTGCTTATACCTAGACCAAAAAAATCTTGTTATCATAGCCCGTAATTATTTAGAGCAACGCGCTAACCACCGCTTGAGTGGTGTAGAAGGAGATTTAAGGGTGAACAAAGTAGATTTAAGTGGCAAACCATTTCATTTTATTGGTGTCGGCGGAATTGGAATGTCAGCTTTAGCTTATATTGTTGCTAAACGACAACTACCTGTATCTGGTTCGGATCTTAAAACTAGTCATATTACTGAAAGACTTCAAAGTTTAGGGGTTCATGTTTTTACTTCACAAGCAGCAGCAAATCTAAACTTTTTTAATTATCAACCCGAAGTAATTTGTCAAACTTCTTCAGTATTATTGGCAGGAAATATTACAGAAACAAATTCAAATCATGCTGCTATTTCAGCTAGATATTCTCATCAAAATGGTATAGCAAATTATTTACCTCAAATTGTTTGTTCTACTGCTATTAATCCTAATAATCCTGAATATCAAGCTGCCCTAGAATTGGGTTGCCCAATTTTTCACCGTTCCGATCTTTTAGCTGCTTTAATTGCAGATTCTTATAGTATTGCAGTTTCGGGGACTCATGGTAAGACTACTACCAGTAGTATGATTAGTTATATGCTCCTGAGAGCAGGTTTAGACCCTACTATTATTGTTGGGGGTGAAGTAGATGCTTGGGAAGGTAACGCTCGGATTGGGGAAAGTGAGTTTTTAGTAGCAGAAGCAGATGAATCTGATGGTTCTTTGGTGAAACATTCTCCTACAATTGGCATAATTACTAATATTGAATTAGACCATCCCGATCATTATAAGAGTTTAGAAGAAGTAGTTCAAATTTTTCAAACTTTTGCTCGACAATGTGGAACTTTAATTGGTTGTTTTGATGATGAAGTAGTGCGTCAAAATTTGCCAGTTGATATTAGTTATAGTCTCAATCCTAAGACAGACGCAGATTATCTAATCAAGGATATTTCCTATTATTATCAAGGGTGTCAAGCTCAAGTTTGGGAACGGGGAAAATATTTAGGAGATTTACAATTACAATTACTTGGAAAACACAACCTGAGTAATGCTTTAGCTGCGGTAGCAGTTGGTAGAAAATTAGGTTTAGAATTTCCTGTAATTGCCAAAGCTTTAGCTAGTTTTTCTGGCACAAAACGAAGATTTGAACATCGTGGTGAAGCTAATAATATTACTTTTATCGATGATTATGCTCACCATCCTAGTGAAATCAAAGCAACTCTAGCTGCTGCTCGTTTAAAAATACAAGAAGATGCAGATAAACATAGAGTAATAGCTGTTTTTCAACCTCATCGCTATAGTCGCACCCATACATTTCTGCAAGAATTTGCAACTTCTTTTAGTGATGCAGATTTAGTAGTTGCTACCGATATTTATAGTGCAGGAGAAAATAATCAGAGCGGAATTGAAGGTGAACAAGTAGCAGAAGCGATCGCACAACATCACTCTCAAGTTTATTATCATTCTTGTTTAACTTCTCTAGGGGATTTCCTTCATCGACAAATTTTGCAACCAGGTGATTTAGTTGTGTTTTTGGGTGCTGGTAATCTCAATCAAATCATTCCCCAAACTTTAATGCTCTATACCCAAACAGAAAATACTACCCAAAAGTAA
- a CDS encoding glyceraldehyde-3-phosphate dehydrogenase, type I — MIRVAINGFGRIGRNFVRCWLGRENSQLELVGINDTSDPRTNAHLLRYDSMLGVLKGFDIEADANSIIVNGKTIKCVSDRNPLNLPWKDWGVDLIIESTGVFVDEAGASKHLQAGAKKVLITAPGKGGGIGTYVMGVNHKDYEHGKENIVSNASCTTNCLAPVVKVLHENFGIIKGTMTTTHSYTGDQRILDASHRDLRRARAAAINIVPTSTGAAKAVALVLPELKGKLNGIALRVPTPNVSVVDFVAQVEKKTITEEVNEALKRAAEGELKGFLGYNDLPLVSCDYRGTDESSIVDASLTLVMDGDMVKVVAWYDNEWGYSQRVVDLAELVAQKWQA; from the coding sequence GTGATTAGAGTAGCGATTAACGGCTTTGGACGTATTGGACGTAACTTTGTAAGATGTTGGCTAGGAAGAGAAAATAGCCAATTAGAATTGGTAGGGATCAATGATACTTCCGATCCTAGAACCAACGCCCATCTGTTGAGATACGACTCTATGCTGGGTGTTCTTAAAGGTTTTGATATTGAAGCTGATGCTAATTCAATAATTGTTAATGGTAAAACTATTAAATGTGTATCAGATCGTAATCCTCTCAACTTGCCCTGGAAAGATTGGGGAGTAGATTTAATTATTGAGTCTACCGGTGTTTTTGTTGATGAAGCAGGTGCATCTAAACATTTACAAGCAGGGGCGAAAAAAGTCTTAATTACTGCTCCTGGTAAAGGTGGTGGTATCGGTACTTATGTAATGGGTGTCAACCACAAAGATTACGAACACGGTAAAGAAAATATTGTTAGTAATGCTAGCTGTACTACTAACTGTCTTGCACCTGTAGTTAAAGTGCTACACGAGAATTTTGGGATCATCAAAGGTACGATGACTACTACTCACAGTTATACTGGTGACCAACGTATTCTTGATGCTAGCCACCGCGACTTAAGAAGAGCTAGAGCAGCAGCTATTAATATTGTTCCTACTTCTACTGGTGCTGCTAAAGCAGTTGCTTTAGTGCTACCAGAATTAAAAGGCAAACTGAATGGTATTGCTTTGCGTGTACCTACCCCCAACGTTTCTGTAGTTGATTTTGTAGCTCAAGTTGAGAAGAAAACAATTACCGAAGAAGTTAATGAAGCTTTGAAAAGAGCAGCAGAAGGAGAACTAAAAGGATTTTTGGGTTATAATGATTTGCCTTTAGTTTCCTGTGACTATCGTGGTACTGATGAGTCTTCAATTGTTGATGCTAGTTTAACGTTGGTTATGGATGGTGACATGGTTAAAGTTGTTGCCTGGTATGACAATGAATGGGGTTATTCTCAACGAGTTGTTGACTTAGCTGAATTAGTTGCTCAAAAATGGCAAGCTTAA
- a CDS encoding D-alanine--D-alanine ligase, which translates to MTTTKNISTARVESYLQTPFLSVLHLVGSAVSEFYYKLSLIYAREVVQPAKVRSYYAVVHPDGLWQLGASLDKLSVKIPFSKAIARLPQIDVVVPHMFCFPGMTSYRALFEDILGIPVVGSRAECTALATNKSHTRNIVSSVGVRIAKAQQFKKGDLLNIELPFIVKPNSEDNSMGISLVKNESEIETALQIGFEYDDTLLIEEYIPGRELRVGVIEKEGELYVLPAIEYLLTEDKPIRTVDSKLGTKSDGMLIRQPVNIACPAQVSPQLWDKLTEAVKNAHQALGCRDYSLYDFRIHSQTQEPYLLESCSFWSFINASVLSRMLEADNHKLEEVALMLWNNAAKRTRVACGSLFKYINTDHN; encoded by the coding sequence ATGACAACCACAAAAAATATTTCGACAGCTAGAGTCGAATCTTATTTACAAACTCCTTTTTTATCAGTTTTACATTTAGTTGGTTCTGCTGTCTCCGAGTTTTACTACAAATTGTCTTTGATCTATGCAAGAGAAGTAGTACAACCAGCAAAGGTTAGAAGTTATTACGCCGTAGTGCATCCCGATGGTTTATGGCAGCTTGGCGCATCTTTGGACAAACTATCCGTTAAAATACCTTTCTCAAAAGCGATCGCTCGACTACCTCAAATCGATGTAGTTGTGCCTCATATGTTTTGTTTTCCTGGAATGACTAGTTATCGAGCCTTATTTGAAGATATCTTAGGTATTCCTGTAGTAGGTTCTAGAGCAGAGTGTACCGCATTAGCTACCAATAAATCTCATACCAGAAATATTGTATCGTCCGTAGGCGTTCGGATCGCAAAAGCACAGCAATTTAAAAAAGGCGATCTCTTAAATATAGAATTACCTTTTATCGTCAAACCCAACTCTGAAGATAATTCGATGGGGATAAGTCTAGTCAAAAACGAATCTGAAATCGAAACTGCCTTGCAAATAGGGTTTGAATATGACGATACCCTGCTAATAGAAGAATACATTCCAGGTAGAGAATTGCGCGTTGGTGTGATCGAAAAAGAAGGAGAATTATACGTCTTACCCGCAATTGAATATTTATTAACCGAAGACAAACCGATTAGAACCGTAGATAGTAAACTAGGTACTAAATCTGATGGCATGCTAATCAGGCAACCAGTTAATATTGCTTGTCCTGCTCAAGTATCTCCCCAATTGTGGGATAAACTAACTGAAGCGGTCAAAAATGCCCATCAAGCTTTAGGATGTCGCGATTATTCCCTCTATGATTTTCGCATCCATTCCCAAACTCAAGAACCCTATCTGCTAGAATCTTGTTCTTTTTGGTCGTTTATTAACGCTAGTGTGTTGTCGAGAATGCTAGAAGCGGACAATCACAAATTAGAAGAAGTAGCATTAATGTTATGGAACAATGCAGCCAAACGAACCCGTGTAGCTTGTGGTTCTCTATTTAAATATATCAACACCGATCATAATTAA